A single region of the Oncorhynchus masou masou isolate Uvic2021 unplaced genomic scaffold, UVic_Omas_1.1 unplaced_scaffold_893, whole genome shotgun sequence genome encodes:
- the LOC135539267 gene encoding complement C1q-like protein 2 → MQACTGARQTHKEEEEEEGVEQNTVEELKRENVSHAAELSTMRERLDAREGKWFELEARLSSSEQEVEELKRENTDRPKVAFSAALGRPVGPFTTAVTLVSNNVITNIGNASSPVTGAFTAPVRGVYYIRFTGMDNRISTRVGVSMKKNGKYHIMWAGQRNVADHQHVSTAVILELEERDVIYMELDSGFRLYDDHDKHSIFTVFLLFPR, encoded by the exons ATGCAGGCATGCACAGGAGCCAGACAAACacacaaggaggaggaggaggaggagggggtggagcag AACACCGTGgaagaactgaagagagagaacgtgTCACATGCAGCAGAGCTGTCCACCATGCGGGAGAGACTGGAtgccagggaggggaag TGGTTCGAACTGGAGGCCAGACTGAGTTCTAGtgagcaggaggtggaggagctgaagagagagaacacagacagaccgaAGGTAGCCTTCTCTGCTGCTTTAGGTCGTCCAGTGGGACCCTTCACTACTGCTGTCACACTAGTGTCCAACAATGTCATCACTAACATTGGTAATGCCTCCAGCCCAGTTACAGGGGCCTTCACAGCACCAGTGAGAGGTGTCTACTACATCAGATTCACTGGTATGGACAACCGCATCTCAACAAGGGTGGGTGTCTCCATGAAAAAGAATGGCAAGTACCACATAATGTGGGCAGGTCAGAGGAATGTAGCAGATCATCAGCATGTTTCCACTGCAGTGATTCTAGAGCTGGAGGAAAGGGATGTGATCTACATGGAACTGGATTCTGGCTTTAGGCTCTATGATGATCACGATAAACACAGTATCTTCACTGTCTTTCTGCTCTTCCCTAGGTGA